Proteins encoded within one genomic window of Camelina sativa cultivar DH55 chromosome 19, Cs, whole genome shotgun sequence:
- the LOC104764524 gene encoding polygalacturonase QRT2 produces MYEKFIVLSAFFLTFLPSCFSSYPFNHRDADPFMSSHVYYETSHLHGHITRSSHTKNRHGNYAPRSSPQAFNVNSFGAKANGNDDSQAFMKAWQSACSSTGIVYIVVPNNRKYMLKPVQFSGPCKSSLIVFKIYGMIEAWENPSDYKVRRHWIVFENVDNLRVEGGGRIDGNGHIWWPKSCKINPKLPCLGAPTAVTFVECNNLKVSNIRLENAQQMHLTFQDCQNVKALHLMVTSPGDSPNTDGIHVSGTRNILIQDSIIRTGDDCISIVSGSENVRATGITCGPGHGISIGSLGEGNSKAYVSNVVVNKATLIGTTNGVRIKTWQGGRGMAKNIIFQDIIMKNVTNPIIINQDYCDRVESCPEQKSAVQVSNVLYKNIQGTSSRPVAVNFACSKSIPCRGISMQNVKLVDQTQQDVSKASCSNVRLNTLGNVSPLCK; encoded by the exons atgtatgaaaagTTCATAGTCTTATCAGCATTCTTCTTAACGTTTCTCCCTTCTTGTTTCAGCAGCTATCCATTCAATCATAGAGATGCTGATCCTTTCATGTCTTCCCATGTTTATTACGAAACCAGTCATCTACATGGTCACATTACTCGCAGCAGTCATACGAAAAATCGCCATGGTAATTATGCTCCTAGATCTTCTCCTCAAGCTTTTAACGTCAACTCTTTTGGTGCTAAAGCCAATGGAAACGACGATTCTCAG GCGTTCATGAAAGCTTGGCAATCAGCTTGTTCGTCGACCGGAATAGTTTACATCGTGGTTCCGAATAATAGAAAATACATGCTTAAACCGGTCCAATTCTCTGGTCCATGTAAATCATCCTTGATTGTTTTTAAG ATCTACGGAATGATTGAGGCATGGGAAAATCCATCAGACTACAAGGTACGTAGGCACTGGATTGTGTTTGAAAATGTGGATAACCTTCGTGTTGAAGGAGGTGGCCGCATCGACGGTAATGGACATATTTGGTGGCCAAAATCTTGCAAAATCAACCCTaaactt CCGTGCCTGGGAGCTCCAACG GCGGTTACGTTTGTGGAGTGTAACAACTTGAAAGTAAGTAACATTAGGTTGGAAAACGCACAGCAAATGCATTTGACGTTTCAAGACTGCCAAAACGTGAAGGCTTTGCATCTTATGGTCACATCTCCGGGCGATAGTCCTAACACCGATGGCATTCACGTTAGCGGAACTCGCAATATCTTAATTCAAGACTCTATCATCCGTACTG GTGATGATTGTATTTCGATAGTGAGTGGGTCAGAGAATGTGAGAGCGACAGGCATTACATGCGGGCCGGGTCATGGAATCAG CATTGGAAGTTTGGGAGAAGGTAACTCAAAAGCATATGTTTCAAATGTGGTAGTCAACAAAGCGACTCTTATAGGAACCACTAATGGTGTGAGAATCAAGACTTGGCAG GGAGGACGTGGAATGGCAAAGAACATCATATTCCAAGATATCATAATGAAAAATGTTACAAACCCAATAATCATCAACCAGGACTACTGCGATCGTGTTGAATCATGCCCCGAACAG AAATCGGCCGTGCAAGTGAGCAATGTGTTGTACAAAAACATACAAGGGACGAGCTCAAGACCGGTAGCTGTGAACTTTGCGTGCAGCAAGAGCATCCCATGTCGAGGAATTTCAATGCAAAACGTTAAATTGGTCGACCAAACCCAACAAGATGTCTCCAAAGCTTCTTGCTCCAATGTGAGGTTGAACACCCTAGGAAACGTTTCTCCTCTTTGCAAATGA